The following are from one region of the Pseudomonas putida genome:
- a CDS encoding acyl-CoA dehydrogenase, producing the protein MPETLLSPRNLAFELYEVLDAEALTQRPRFAEHSRETFDAALTTARTIAERFFAPHNRKADENEPRYVDGRAELIPEVKPAVDAFLEAGFLNANRDFEVGGMQLPSLVSQACFAHFQAANAGTTAYPFLTMGAANLIESFGTEEQKRLFLQPMIEGRYFGTMALTEPHAGSSLADIRTRAEPAGDGSYRLKGNKIFISGGDHELSENIVHMVLAKLPDAPPGVKGISLFIVPKYLVNENGSRGPRNDVLLAGLFHKMGWRGTTSTALNFGDNGQCVGYLVGQPHQGLACMFQMMNEARIGVGMGAVMLGYAGYLYSLEYARQRPQGRLPDNKDPHSPAVPIIEHSDVKRMLLAQKAYVEGAFDLGLYAARLFDDTQTASDESTRKQAQELLDLLTPIVKSWPSAFCLKANELAIQILGGHGYTREYPVEQYYRDNRLNPIHEGTEGIQSLDLLGRKLAQNNGAGLKQLIRLIAATGERASQHPNLDPLRHPLEQLVNRLQGVTLALLSDLAQGKVAGALANSALYLKAFGHCVIGWRWLEQAIHAELGLLKGTPADRDFYLGKLQAARYFLIWEVPGCHNELALLEARDDTCLAMQDAWY; encoded by the coding sequence ATGCCCGAGACCCTGCTCAGCCCCCGCAACCTCGCCTTCGAGCTCTACGAAGTCCTCGACGCCGAAGCTCTCACCCAGCGCCCACGCTTCGCCGAGCACAGCCGCGAAACCTTCGATGCGGCCCTGACCACCGCGCGCACCATCGCCGAAAGGTTCTTCGCCCCGCACAACCGCAAGGCTGACGAAAACGAGCCGCGCTACGTCGACGGTCGCGCCGAGCTGATCCCCGAGGTAAAACCCGCAGTCGATGCCTTCCTCGAAGCCGGCTTCCTCAACGCCAACCGCGACTTCGAAGTCGGTGGCATGCAGCTGCCAAGCCTGGTCTCGCAAGCCTGCTTCGCCCACTTTCAGGCCGCCAACGCCGGCACCACGGCCTACCCGTTCCTGACCATGGGTGCGGCCAACCTGATCGAAAGCTTCGGCACTGAAGAACAGAAGCGCCTGTTCCTGCAGCCGATGATCGAGGGCCGCTACTTCGGCACCATGGCCCTGACCGAACCCCACGCTGGCTCGTCATTGGCCGATATCCGCACCCGAGCCGAACCTGCCGGTGACGGCAGCTACCGGCTCAAGGGCAACAAGATCTTTATCTCCGGCGGCGACCACGAACTGTCGGAAAACATCGTGCACATGGTCCTGGCCAAGCTGCCAGACGCACCGCCCGGGGTTAAAGGCATTTCGCTGTTCATCGTGCCCAAGTACCTGGTCAACGAAAATGGCAGCCGCGGCCCGCGCAACGATGTGCTGCTGGCCGGGCTGTTCCACAAGATGGGCTGGCGCGGCACCACCTCCACCGCGCTGAACTTCGGCGACAACGGCCAGTGCGTCGGCTACCTGGTCGGCCAGCCGCACCAGGGCCTGGCCTGCATGTTCCAGATGATGAACGAGGCACGCATCGGCGTTGGCATGGGTGCAGTGATGCTCGGCTACGCGGGCTACCTGTATTCACTGGAATACGCCCGCCAGCGGCCACAGGGTCGGTTGCCGGACAACAAAGACCCGCACAGCCCGGCGGTGCCAATCATCGAGCACAGCGATGTGAAACGCATGCTGCTGGCGCAGAAAGCCTATGTCGAAGGCGCCTTCGACCTCGGCCTGTATGCCGCACGCCTGTTCGACGACACCCAGACCGCCAGCGATGAAAGCACCCGCAAACAGGCGCAGGAACTGCTCGATCTGCTGACACCGATCGTCAAGTCCTGGCCCTCGGCCTTTTGCCTCAAGGCCAACGAACTTGCGATCCAGATCCTCGGCGGCCACGGCTACACCCGCGAATACCCGGTAGAGCAGTACTACCGCGACAACCGCCTGAACCCGATCCACGAAGGCACCGAGGGCATCCAGTCGCTCGACCTGCTCGGCCGCAAGCTGGCGCAGAACAATGGCGCCGGGCTCAAGCAGCTGATTCGCCTGATCGCCGCCACCGGCGAGCGCGCCAGCCAGCATCCGAACCTCGACCCGCTGCGCCACCCGCTGGAGCAACTGGTCAACCGACTGCAAGGAGTGACCCTGGCCTTGCTGAGTGACCTGGCCCAAGGCAAAGTCGCCGGCGCCCTTGCCAACTCCGCCCTGTACCTCAAGGCTTTCGGCCACTGTGTAATTGGCTGGCGCTGGCTGGAGCAGGCGATTCACGCCGAACTCGGCCTGCTCAAGGGCACCCCCGCCGACCGCGACTTCTACCTTGGCAAGCTGCAGGCCGCACGTTATTTCCTGATCTGGGAAGTACCGGGCTGCCATAATGAGCTGGCCTTGCTCGAGGCGCGCGACGACACCTGCCTCGCCATGCAAGACGCGTGGTACTAG
- a CDS encoding DUF3077 domain-containing protein, which translates to MTTEDTQFTVGKTTFYQGENGTHPLFRIEPGIPCRDAREQSSELMGYVRELTITGLMDEKPMMIWAAHYLSAMAKALMDDAELGMKQ; encoded by the coding sequence ATGACAACAGAAGACACCCAATTCACCGTCGGCAAGACCACGTTCTATCAGGGTGAAAACGGCACCCACCCGCTGTTCCGCATCGAGCCTGGCATCCCGTGCAGGGATGCGCGCGAGCAGTCTTCGGAGTTGATGGGGTATGTGCGAGAGCTGACCATAACCGGGCTGATGGATGAGAAGCCGATGATGATCTGGGCTGCGCACTACCTGAGTGCGATGGCCAAGGCGCTGATGGATGATGCTGAGTTGGGGATGAAGCAGTGA
- a CDS encoding carbamoyltransferase — protein MALTILGLSGALSHDPSAALYIDGKLIAAAEEERFVRDKHAKNRMPYESAKFCLEQAGIKPSDVDVVAIPFAPISLFGKARWHYAKRYWYAPDRALDAILMGNRRYKRYRKKIVWCLEQLGFDPKKVKIEPVEHHLAHASSAYHCSGFKEKTAILGIDGKGEYATTFFGYGENGKIHKIKEFFDPDSLGGLYGAITEFLGFEMLDGEFKVMGMAPYGDASKYDFSRLASFENGELVINTEYANVIGLRRYKEKGKGFYFSPKLIEWLGPKREGDIADEPYIHYAASMQALFEKIALQMIDHYLGDTLRETGKLAFAGGCALNVKLNQKIIARPDLKELFVQPASGDAGTAVGAAAYVSHARGVPVEKMEHVYLGPSYSNEDVIAACARHPNAPKWRKLDDMPQRIARIMVDGNPVAWFQGRMEFGPRALGGRSIIGCPSVPGVADRINEQIKFRERWRPFCPSMLDTVAPQMIKVDHPAPFMTFTFEVAEEWKTRVPEVVHEDGTSRAQVLKREYNPRYYDMMKALEDLTGNGVSLNTSLNRRGEPMICSPTDALNMFFGSDLQYLIMEDILVVKDGAAPYDQPL, from the coding sequence TTGGCATTGACGATTCTTGGCCTGTCCGGCGCCCTTAGCCATGACCCTTCCGCGGCCTTGTACATTGACGGCAAGCTGATTGCCGCCGCCGAAGAAGAGCGCTTCGTGCGTGACAAGCATGCGAAGAACCGCATGCCCTACGAGTCGGCGAAGTTCTGCCTGGAACAGGCAGGCATCAAGCCATCCGACGTCGACGTGGTAGCCATCCCGTTCGCCCCGATCAGCCTGTTCGGCAAGGCGCGCTGGCACTATGCCAAGCGCTACTGGTACGCCCCGGACCGCGCCCTTGACGCCATCCTGATGGGCAACCGTCGCTACAAGCGCTATCGCAAGAAGATCGTCTGGTGCCTGGAGCAGCTGGGCTTCGACCCGAAAAAGGTCAAGATCGAGCCGGTCGAGCACCACCTGGCTCACGCCTCCAGTGCCTACCACTGCTCGGGTTTCAAGGAAAAAACCGCAATCCTCGGCATTGATGGTAAAGGCGAATACGCCACCACCTTCTTTGGCTACGGCGAAAACGGCAAGATCCACAAGATCAAGGAATTCTTCGACCCGGACTCGCTGGGTGGCCTGTATGGCGCAATCACCGAGTTCCTCGGCTTCGAGATGCTCGATGGCGAGTTCAAGGTCATGGGCATGGCGCCATATGGCGACGCCAGCAAGTACGACTTCTCGCGCCTGGCCAGCTTCGAAAACGGCGAACTGGTGATCAACACCGAATACGCCAACGTCATCGGCCTGCGCCGCTATAAAGAGAAGGGCAAGGGCTTCTACTTCTCGCCGAAGCTGATCGAATGGCTGGGCCCCAAGCGCGAAGGCGACATCGCCGACGAGCCGTACATCCATTACGCGGCCAGCATGCAGGCGCTGTTCGAAAAAATCGCCCTGCAGATGATCGACCACTACCTGGGCGACACCCTGCGTGAGACCGGCAAACTGGCCTTTGCCGGCGGTTGCGCGCTGAACGTCAAGCTCAACCAGAAGATCATTGCCCGCCCAGACCTGAAAGAGCTGTTCGTCCAGCCGGCTTCCGGTGACGCCGGTACCGCCGTTGGGGCTGCCGCCTACGTTTCCCACGCCCGTGGCGTGCCGGTCGAGAAGATGGAACACGTCTACCTCGGCCCGTCGTACTCCAACGAGGACGTGATCGCCGCCTGCGCCCGTCACCCGAACGCGCCGAAGTGGCGCAAGCTCGACGACATGCCGCAACGCATCGCCAGGATCATGGTCGACGGCAACCCGGTGGCCTGGTTCCAGGGCCGCATGGAGTTCGGCCCGCGCGCCTTGGGTGGCCGTTCGATCATCGGTTGCCCGAGCGTGCCGGGCGTAGCCGACCGCATCAACGAACAAATCAAGTTCCGCGAGCGCTGGAGACCCTTCTGCCCGTCGATGCTCGACACCGTTGCCCCGCAAATGATCAAGGTCGACCACCCGGCGCCGTTCATGACCTTCACCTTCGAAGTGGCTGAAGAGTGGAAGACCCGGGTGCCGGAAGTGGTTCACGAGGACGGCACTTCGCGTGCCCAGGTGCTCAAGCGCGAGTACAACCCGCGCTATTACGACATGATGAAGGCGCTGGAAGACCTGACCGGCAACGGCGTGTCGCTGAACACCTCGCTGAACCGTCGTGGTGAACCGATGATCTGCTCGCCGACCGACGCCCTGAACATGTTCTTCGGCTCGGACCTGCAGTACCTGATCATGGAAGACATCCTGGTTGTGAAGGACGGCGCGGCCCCGTATGACCAGCCGCTCTGA
- a CDS encoding glycosyltransferase: MTSRSEPRILQFCHGYDGPFLDCARQYASLFQGRGYQVTTVFLTGAADPQVAAGCASDEVLFLEFSSKAVRGLKLGAIRALRRIAAERDFAFCIAHRFKPIYVALLGTGLPVIGVHHAFGDYQRKGRRLFANLFSKRLSLLGVSDAVRDDMRRCLPQWPAERIQTLYNRIDIDALQAALVPRAEARKALGLDAQAWIVGNVGRLHPDKDQATLLRGFAEALPGLPAGARLAILGKGRLEARLKAQAAELGIAGQVDFLGQVPDARRYFQAFDVFALSSDHEPFGMVLLEAMVAGVPVLATACGGAREVVEGVGVLFPLGDAGQLAQGLKHMAVLDGQQRQACAEHMLQRLRERFSDQAVREAFWQLPQVRALVGQA, encoded by the coding sequence ATGACCAGCCGCTCTGAACCGCGCATCCTGCAGTTCTGCCATGGCTATGACGGGCCGTTCCTGGACTGTGCCCGTCAGTACGCCAGCCTGTTCCAGGGGCGTGGCTACCAGGTCACCACGGTGTTTCTCACCGGCGCCGCCGACCCGCAGGTAGCGGCAGGCTGCGCGTCGGACGAGGTGCTGTTCCTGGAGTTCAGCTCCAAGGCCGTGCGCGGCCTGAAGCTCGGCGCCATCCGTGCATTGCGGCGGATCGCGGCCGAGCGCGATTTCGCTTTCTGTATTGCCCACCGCTTCAAGCCGATCTACGTGGCGCTGCTGGGTACCGGCTTGCCGGTGATCGGTGTGCACCATGCTTTCGGTGACTACCAGCGCAAGGGGCGGCGCCTTTTCGCCAACCTGTTCAGCAAACGCCTGAGCTTGCTGGGCGTGTCGGACGCAGTACGCGACGACATGCGCCGCTGTCTGCCACAGTGGCCGGCAGAGCGTATCCAGACCCTGTACAACCGCATCGACATCGACGCCCTGCAAGCGGCCCTGGTGCCACGCGCCGAGGCCCGTAAGGCCTTGGGCCTGGATGCGCAGGCATGGATTGTCGGTAACGTTGGGCGCCTGCATCCGGACAAGGACCAGGCCACCCTGCTGCGGGGCTTTGCCGAAGCGTTACCGGGGCTGCCGGCCGGCGCCCGCCTGGCGATCCTCGGCAAGGGCCGCCTGGAAGCCAGGCTCAAGGCCCAGGCCGCCGAGCTGGGCATTGCCGGGCAAGTGGACTTCCTTGGCCAGGTGCCGGATGCGCGCCGTTACTTCCAGGCGTTTGACGTGTTCGCCCTGAGCTCCGACCATGAGCCGTTCGGCATGGTCCTGCTCGAGGCCATGGTCGCTGGTGTGCCGGTACTGGCCACGGCCTGTGGCGGTGCTCGCGAAGTGGTCGAGGGTGTTGGCGTTCTGTTCCCGCTGGGTGATGCCGGGCAGCTGGCCCAGGGCCTGAAGCACATGGCGGTGCTCGATGGGCAGCAGCGCCAGGCCTGTGCCGAGCATATGCTGCAGCGCCTGCGTGAACGCTTCTCCGACCAGGCGGTGCGCGAAGCCTTCTGGCAGCTGCCGCAGGTCCGTGCGCTGGTGGGGCAGGCCTGA
- a CDS encoding antimicrobial resistance protein Mig-14 has protein sequence MLNRIQAFRERGWQVIDAKAYAEAWARFGGSVATHPLVVEQLADLAQIPVRYLGWHQAGELKAAIPAWGRHLALSKDVLKRAGKKALFDLGNAEIILPAAADTAAPLRHSARYLSELNQGRFSGLKAQKEQLAMARAHEDLSKKFRYNQRRELRLLEEAGGVVRPISDFSAQEIASMYCDLFQRRWGFPATGAERMAEVLERLRELLIGSVLLLDDKPIAIQLVYRVEAPEWISVEYINGGVDPETKSFSPGSVLSFLNTQAAWEDARARNKPLRFSFGRADREYKDRWCNPVPVYQA, from the coding sequence ATGCTCAACCGTATCCAGGCCTTCCGCGAGCGCGGTTGGCAAGTCATCGACGCCAAGGCCTACGCCGAGGCATGGGCCCGCTTTGGCGGTAGTGTCGCCACCCATCCGCTGGTAGTCGAGCAGTTGGCGGACCTGGCGCAGATCCCGGTGCGTTACCTGGGCTGGCACCAGGCCGGCGAGCTGAAGGCTGCCATCCCTGCCTGGGGGCGCCACCTGGCGCTGTCCAAGGACGTGCTCAAGCGTGCTGGCAAAAAGGCCCTGTTCGACTTGGGCAATGCCGAAATCATCCTGCCGGCGGCGGCCGATACCGCCGCGCCGTTGCGCCACAGCGCACGCTATCTGTCCGAGCTGAATCAAGGCCGCTTCAGTGGCCTCAAGGCGCAGAAGGAACAGCTGGCCATGGCTCGGGCACATGAGGACCTGTCGAAGAAGTTCCGCTACAACCAGCGCCGTGAGTTGCGCCTGCTGGAAGAGGCGGGCGGCGTAGTGCGGCCGATCAGCGACTTCAGCGCGCAGGAAATTGCCAGCATGTACTGTGACCTGTTCCAGCGCCGCTGGGGCTTCCCGGCCACCGGTGCCGAACGCATGGCCGAGGTGCTGGAGCGCCTGCGCGAGCTGCTGATCGGCTCGGTGCTGCTGCTGGACGACAAGCCGATTGCCATCCAGCTGGTGTACCGCGTCGAAGCGCCGGAATGGATCAGCGTCGAGTACATCAATGGGGGGGTCGACCCTGAAACCAAGTCCTTCAGCCCCGGCAGCGTGCTGAGCTTCCTCAATACCCAGGCCGCCTGGGAAGATGCCCGTGCGCGCAACAA
- the putA gene encoding trifunctional transcriptional regulator/proline dehydrogenase/L-glutamate gamma-semialdehyde dehydrogenase encodes MATTTLGVKLDDPTRERLKAAAQSIDRTPHWLIKQAIFNYLEKLEGGATLTELNGHASNLADDAGEVQPDHSHQCFLEFAESILPQSVLRSAITAAYRRPEQEVVPMLLEQARLSAPLAEATNKMAAGIAEKLRNQKSAGGRAGIVQGLLQEFSLSSQEGVALMCLAEALLRIPDKGTRDALIRDKISTGNWQPHLGNSPSLFVNAATWGLLLTGKLVSTHNESGLTSSLTRIIGKSGEPMIRKGVDMAMRLMGEQFVTGETIAEALANASRFESKGFRYSYDMLGEAALTEHDAQKYLASYEQAIHSIGKASHGRGIYEGPGISIKLSALHPRYSRAQYERVMEELYPRLLSLTLLAKQYDIGLNIDAEEADRLELSLDLLERLCFEPSLAGWNGIGFVIQAYQKRCPYVIDYVIDLAKRSRHRLMIRLVKGAYWDSEIKRAQVEGLEGYPVYTRKVYTDVSYVACARKLLAVPEAIYPQFATHNAHTLSAIYHIAGQNYYPGQYEFQCLHGMGEPLYEQVVGKISEGKLNRPCRVYAPVGTHETLLAYLVRRLLENGANTSFVNRIADHSISIQELVADPVASIERMGTQEGSIGLPHPRIPLPRDLYGSERANSAGIDMANEHRLASLSCAMLATAHNDWKAAPLLACAASEGVAAAVLNPADHRDVVGHVQEATVVDVENAIQCALNAAPIWQATPPAERAAILERTADLMEAEIQPLMGLLIREAGKTFANAIAEVREAVDFLRYYAVQARNDFSNDAHRPLGPVVCISPWNFPLAIFTGQVAAALAAGNPVLAKPAEQTPLIAAQAVRLLLEAGIPEGVLQLLPGRGETVGAGLVGDERVKGVMFTGSTEVARLLQRNVAGRLDNQGRPIPLIAETGGQNAMIVDSSALTEQVVIDVVSSAFDSAGQRCSALRVLCLQEDSADRVIEMLKGAMAESRLGCPDRLAVDIGPVIDAEAKAGIEKHIQGMREKGRSVYQVAIADAAEIKRGTFVMPTLIELESFDELKREIFGPVLHVVRYNRRNLDQLIEQINNSGYGLTLGVHTRIDETIAKVVETANAGNMYVNRNIVGAVVGVQPFGGEGLSGTGPKAGGPLYLYRLLSTRPADAIGRHFQQQDGEGKPDRALHEQLIKPLHGLKAWAESNQLADLAALCSQFASQSQSGIARLLPGPTGERNSYTILPREHVLCLADNEADLLAQFAAVLAVGSSAVWADGEPGKALRARLPRELQAKVKLVADWNKDEVAFDAVIHHGDSDQLRGVCQQVAKRAGAIVGVHGLSSGDHQIALERLVIERAVSVNTAAAGGNASLMTIG; translated from the coding sequence ATGGCGACGACCACCCTTGGGGTCAAACTCGATGACCCGACCCGTGAGCGACTCAAGGCAGCAGCGCAGTCCATTGACCGCACGCCGCACTGGTTGATCAAGCAAGCGATCTTCAACTACCTGGAGAAGCTCGAGGGTGGTGCCACCCTGACCGAACTCAACGGCCATGCCAGCAACCTGGCCGACGACGCCGGTGAGGTTCAACCCGACCACAGCCACCAGTGCTTCCTCGAATTCGCCGAGAGCATCCTGCCACAGTCGGTATTGCGCTCGGCGATCACCGCCGCCTACCGACGCCCCGAGCAGGAAGTGGTGCCGATGCTGCTGGAGCAGGCGCGCCTGAGCGCCCCGCTGGCCGAAGCGACCAACAAGATGGCCGCCGGTATCGCCGAAAAACTGCGTAACCAGAAGAGCGCTGGCGGTCGTGCCGGCATCGTCCAGGGCCTGCTGCAGGAGTTCTCGCTGTCGTCCCAGGAAGGCGTGGCGCTGATGTGCCTGGCCGAAGCCCTGCTGCGCATCCCCGACAAGGGCACCCGTGATGCGCTGATCCGCGACAAGATCAGCACCGGCAACTGGCAGCCGCACCTGGGCAACAGTCCGTCGCTGTTCGTCAACGCCGCCACCTGGGGCCTGCTGCTGACCGGCAAGCTAGTGTCTACCCATAACGAATCCGGCCTCACCTCCTCGCTCACCCGCATCATCGGCAAGAGTGGCGAGCCGATGATCCGCAAGGGTGTCGACATGGCCATGCGCCTGATGGGCGAGCAGTTCGTCACCGGCGAAACCATTGCCGAAGCCCTGGCCAACGCCAGCCGCTTCGAGTCCAAGGGCTTCCGCTATTCCTACGACATGCTCGGCGAAGCCGCACTGACCGAGCACGACGCACAGAAGTACCTGGCGTCCTACGAGCAGGCCATCCACTCGATCGGCAAGGCCTCCCATGGCCGTGGCATCTATGAAGGCCCGGGCATCTCGATCAAGCTGTCGGCATTGCACCCGCGCTACAGCCGCGCCCAATACGAGCGCGTGATGGAAGAGCTGTACCCGCGCCTGCTGTCGCTGACCCTGCTGGCCAAGCAATACGACATCGGCCTGAACATCGACGCTGAAGAAGCCGACCGCCTGGAGCTGTCGCTCGACCTGCTCGAGCGCCTGTGCTTCGAGCCGTCGCTGGCCGGCTGGAACGGCATCGGCTTCGTCATCCAGGCCTACCAGAAGCGCTGCCCGTACGTGATCGACTACGTCATCGACCTGGCCAAGCGCAGCCGCCACCGCCTGATGATCCGCCTGGTGAAAGGCGCCTACTGGGACAGCGAAATCAAGCGCGCCCAGGTCGAAGGCCTGGAAGGCTACCCGGTCTACACCCGCAAGGTGTACACCGACGTGTCCTACGTCGCCTGCGCCCGCAAGCTGCTGGCCGTGCCAGAAGCCATCTACCCGCAGTTCGCCACCCACAACGCCCACACCCTGTCGGCCATCTACCACATTGCCGGTCAGAACTATTACCCGGGCCAGTACGAGTTCCAGTGCCTGCACGGCATGGGCGAGCCGCTGTACGAGCAAGTGGTCGGCAAGATTTCCGAAGGCAAGCTGAACCGCCCGTGCCGCGTCTATGCACCGGTCGGCACCCACGAAACGCTGCTGGCCTACCTGGTGCGTCGCCTGCTGGAAAACGGCGCCAACACCTCGTTCGTCAACCGCATCGCCGACCACTCGATCTCCATCCAGGAACTGGTTGCCGACCCGGTCGCCAGCATCGAGCGCATGGGCACCCAGGAAGGCAGTATCGGCCTGCCGCACCCACGCATCCCGCTGCCGCGTGACCTGTATGGCAGCGAGCGGGCCAACTCGGCCGGCATCGACATGGCCAACGAACACCGTCTGGCGTCGCTGTCCTGCGCCATGCTGGCCACCGCCCACAACGACTGGAAAGCCGCCCCGTTGCTGGCCTGCGCCGCCAGCGAAGGCGTCGCCGCAGCCGTGCTGAACCCGGCAGATCACCGCGACGTGGTCGGCCATGTGCAGGAAGCCACTGTCGTCGACGTCGAAAATGCCATCCAGTGCGCACTGAATGCCGCACCGATCTGGCAGGCCACCCCGCCGGCCGAACGTGCTGCCATTCTGGAGCGCACCGCCGACCTGATGGAGGCCGAAATCCAGCCGCTGATGGGTCTGCTGATCCGCGAAGCCGGCAAGACCTTCGCCAACGCCATCGCCGAAGTACGTGAAGCCGTGGACTTCCTGCGCTACTACGCGGTACAGGCGCGCAACGACTTCAGCAACGACGCCCACCGCCCACTGGGCCCTGTAGTGTGCATCAGCCCGTGGAACTTCCCGCTGGCGATCTTCACCGGCCAGGTGGCCGCAGCGCTCGCCGCCGGCAACCCGGTACTGGCCAAGCCCGCCGAGCAAACCCCGCTGATCGCGGCCCAGGCCGTTCGCCTGCTGCTGGAAGCCGGTATTCCGGAAGGCGTGCTGCAGTTGCTGCCAGGCCGCGGTGAAACCGTCGGTGCCGGCCTGGTCGGTGACGAGCGCGTCAAAGGCGTAATGTTCACCGGTTCCACCGAAGTGGCCCGCCTGCTGCAGCGCAACGTCGCCGGTCGCCTGGACAACCAGGGCCGCCCGATCCCGCTGATCGCCGAAACCGGCGGCCAGAACGCGATGATCGTCGACTCCTCGGCACTGACCGAGCAGGTGGTGATCGATGTAGTGTCCTCGGCCTTCGACAGCGCCGGCCAGCGTTGCTCGGCCCTGCGCGTGCTGTGCCTGCAGGAAGACTCCGCCGACCGCGTGATCGAAATGCTCAAGGGCGCCATGGCCGAAAGCCGCCTGGGCTGCCCGGACCGCCTGGCCGTGGACATTGGCCCGGTGATCGACGCCGAAGCCAAGGCCGGTATCGAGAAGCACATCCAGGGCATGCGTGAGAAAGGTCGCTCGGTCTATCAGGTGGCGATTGCCGATGCTGCCGAGATCAAGCGTGGCACCTTCGTCATGCCGACCCTGATCGAGCTGGAAAGCTTCGACGAGCTCAAGCGTGAAATCTTCGGCCCGGTGCTGCACGTGGTGCGCTACAACCGCCGCAACCTGGACCAGCTGATCGAGCAGATCAACAATTCCGGCTATGGCCTGACCCTCGGCGTGCACACCCGCATCGACGAGACCATCGCCAAGGTGGTGGAAACCGCCAATGCCGGCAACATGTACGTCAACCGCAACATCGTCGGTGCGGTGGTGGGCGTGCAGCCGTTCGGCGGTGAAGGCCTGTCCGGCACCGGCCCGAAAGCCGGCGGCCCGCTGTATCTGTACCGCCTGCTGTCGACCCGCCCGGCCGACGCGATTGGCCGCCACTTCCAGCAGCAGGACGGCGAAGGCAAGCCTGACCGCGCCCTGCACGAACAGCTGATCAAGCCGCTGCACGGCCTGAAGGCCTGGGCCGAGAGCAACCAGCTGGCCGACCTGGCCGCGCTGTGCAGCCAGTTCGCCAGCCAGTCGCAAAGCGGCATCGCCCGCCTGCTGCCGGGCCCGACCGGCGAGCGCAACAGCTACACCATCCTGCCGCGCGAGCACGTGCTGTGCCTGGCCGACAACGAGGCCGATCTGCTGGCGCAGTTCGCCGCAGTGCTGGCGGTTGGCAGCTCGGCGGTATGGGCTGACGGCGAGCCGGGCAAGGCCTTGCGTGCCCGCCTGCCGCGTGAGCTGCAGGCCAAGGTCAAGCTGGTAGCGGACTGGAACAAGGATGAAGTGGCGTTCGACGCCGTGATCCACCACGGCGACTCGGACCAACTGCGCGGCGTGTGCCAGCAGGTGGCCAAGCGTGCCGGGGCGATCGTCGGCGTGCACGGGCTGTCCAGCGGGGATCATCAGATTGCGCTGGAGCGCCTGGTGATCGAGCGGGCAGTGAGTGTGAACACTGCGGCTGCCGGCGGTAATGCCAGCTTGATGACCATTGGCTGA
- the rlmJ gene encoding 23S rRNA (adenine(2030)-N(6))-methyltransferase RlmJ, which produces MNYRHAFHAGNHADVLKHIVLTRLIALMSRKEQPFAYIDTHAGLGLYDLQGDQATRTGEYLEGVARLWNRDDLPAMADDYLRIIKRLNADGELRYYPGSPELARRLMRQQDRALLNEKHPEDGPLLKENMKKDPRVTVHLGEGWHVPRALLPVQEKRAIMLIDPPFEQADELKRCTTAMKEAIGRMRQTVAAIWYPIKDQRSLTRFYQDLTSTGAPKLLRVELYVHHQDSPQGLNGSGLAIANPPWGLEEELKVLLPWLAKELAQTAGSYRMDWLIAE; this is translated from the coding sequence ATGAACTATCGTCACGCCTTCCACGCCGGCAACCACGCCGACGTCCTCAAACACATCGTGCTGACCCGCCTCATCGCCCTGATGTCGCGCAAGGAACAGCCGTTCGCCTACATCGATACCCACGCAGGGCTTGGCCTGTACGACCTGCAAGGTGACCAGGCAACCCGCACCGGCGAGTACCTGGAAGGTGTCGCCCGGCTGTGGAATCGCGATGACCTGCCGGCTATGGCCGACGACTATCTGCGTATCATCAAGCGTCTGAACGCCGACGGCGAGCTGCGCTACTACCCCGGTTCGCCCGAGTTGGCCCGCCGCCTGATGCGCCAGCAGGACCGCGCCCTGCTCAACGAAAAGCACCCCGAAGACGGGCCGCTGCTCAAAGAGAACATGAAAAAAGACCCGCGCGTGACTGTGCACCTGGGTGAAGGCTGGCATGTGCCGCGGGCCTTGCTGCCGGTGCAGGAAAAACGCGCGATCATGCTCATCGACCCGCCGTTCGAGCAGGCTGACGAACTCAAGCGCTGCACCACTGCCATGAAAGAGGCAATCGGTCGTATGCGCCAGACTGTCGCGGCCATCTGGTATCCGATCAAGGACCAGCGTTCGCTGACCCGCTTCTACCAGGACCTGACCAGCACCGGCGCGCCAAAACTGCTGCGGGTCGAGCTGTATGTGCACCACCAGGACAGCCCCCAAGGGCTCAACGGTTCAGGCCTGGCCATCGCCAACCCGCCGTGGGGGCTGGAAGAAGAGCTCAAGGTGCTGCTGCCATGGCTGGCCAAGGAGCTGGCGCAGACCGCCGGCAGCTACCGCATGGACTGGCTGATCGCTGAATAA